From a single Brassica napus cultivar Da-Ae chromosome C9, Da-Ae, whole genome shotgun sequence genomic region:
- the LOC106447838 gene encoding potassium transporter 3-like isoform X2, with translation MADRRDRCTHVLFLAYQSFGLAFGDLSISPLYVYKCAFYGGLRHYETEDTMFGAFSLIFWTITLLSLIKYMVFVLRADDNGEGGIFALYALLCRHTRFSLLLNQQAADEEISTYYGPGDANRSLPSSDFKRLIEHNKRSKTALLLLVLAGTSMVITIGVLTPAVSVSSSIDGLVASTNLKHSTVVMIACALLVGLFVLQHRGTNKVAFLFAPIMILWLFSIATVGLYNIFKWNPSVYKALSPHYIYKFFRDTGKEGWLSLGGILLCITG, from the exons ATG GCTGATAGGAGAGACAGGTGTACCCATGTTCTCTTCTTAGCATATCAGAGTTTTGGGCTAGCATTTGGAGATTTGAGTATCTCCCCTCTCTATGTGTATAAATGTGCTTTCTATGGAGGATTGCGTCATTACGAAACAGAAGATACGATGTTTGGAGcgttttctttaatattttggaCCATAACTCTCCTCTCACTTATCAAATACATGGTTTTTGTTTTAAGAGCAGACGACAATGGTGAAG GAGGAATTTTTGCGTTGTATGCTTTGCTGTGCAGACACACGAGGTTTTCTTTGCTTCTGAATCAGCAAGCTGCTGATGAGGAGATATCTACATACTATGGCCCTGGAGATGCAAACAGGAGTTTACCTTCTTCTGATTTCAAAAGGCTTATAGAACATAATAAAAGATCCAAAACAGCTTTGCTTCTCTTAGTCTTGGCCGGTACTTCAATGGTCATTACCATTGGTGTCCTTACACCCGCAGTTTCGG TTTCTTCCTCCATTGATGGACTTGTGGCCAGCACAAATTTGAAGCACA GTACCGTGGTTATGATAGCATGCGCTCTGCTTGTTGGACTTTTTGTTTTACAGCACCGTGGAACAAACAAAGTCGCCTTCTTATTTGCACCCATCATGATTTTGTGGCTGTTTTCAATTGCAACTGTTGGTCtgtacaatatttttaaatggaATCCCAGCGTATATAAAGCTTTGTCTCCACACTATATC
- the LOC106447838 gene encoding potassium transporter 3-like isoform X1, giving the protein MQADRRDRCTHVLFLAYQSFGLAFGDLSISPLYVYKCAFYGGLRHYETEDTMFGAFSLIFWTITLLSLIKYMVFVLRADDNGEGGIFALYALLCRHTRFSLLLNQQAADEEISTYYGPGDANRSLPSSDFKRLIEHNKRSKTALLLLVLAGTSMVITIGVLTPAVSVSSSIDGLVASTNLKHSTVVMIACALLVGLFVLQHRGTNKVAFLFAPIMILWLFSIATVGLYNIFKWNPSVYKALSPHYIYKFFRDTGKEGWLSLGGILLCITG; this is encoded by the exons ATG CAGGCTGATAGGAGAGACAGGTGTACCCATGTTCTCTTCTTAGCATATCAGAGTTTTGGGCTAGCATTTGGAGATTTGAGTATCTCCCCTCTCTATGTGTATAAATGTGCTTTCTATGGAGGATTGCGTCATTACGAAACAGAAGATACGATGTTTGGAGcgttttctttaatattttggaCCATAACTCTCCTCTCACTTATCAAATACATGGTTTTTGTTTTAAGAGCAGACGACAATGGTGAAG GAGGAATTTTTGCGTTGTATGCTTTGCTGTGCAGACACACGAGGTTTTCTTTGCTTCTGAATCAGCAAGCTGCTGATGAGGAGATATCTACATACTATGGCCCTGGAGATGCAAACAGGAGTTTACCTTCTTCTGATTTCAAAAGGCTTATAGAACATAATAAAAGATCCAAAACAGCTTTGCTTCTCTTAGTCTTGGCCGGTACTTCAATGGTCATTACCATTGGTGTCCTTACACCCGCAGTTTCGG TTTCTTCCTCCATTGATGGACTTGTGGCCAGCACAAATTTGAAGCACA GTACCGTGGTTATGATAGCATGCGCTCTGCTTGTTGGACTTTTTGTTTTACAGCACCGTGGAACAAACAAAGTCGCCTTCTTATTTGCACCCATCATGATTTTGTGGCTGTTTTCAATTGCAACTGTTGGTCtgtacaatatttttaaatggaATCCCAGCGTATATAAAGCTTTGTCTCCACACTATATC
- the LOC106422355 gene encoding dirigent protein 12-like yields the protein MANEISRHILSFVLVLLLLSETVSFDWKKPCKSFVLYQHNIAYDSDNTDNATSATILNPLGLGNFLFGKFVIFDNPVTMDQNYLSKPVARAQGFFFYNKKSYFNIWVACTLVFNSTQHKGTFTIMDANPIMEPTRDLSIVGGTGDFFMTRGIATFKSDLIQGSKYFRLKMDINLYECY from the coding sequence ATGGCAAATGAAATTTCCAGACACATATTGTCCTTCGTATTGGTTTTACTACTACTCTCCGAGACTGTCTCATTTGACTGGAAAAAACCTTGCAAGAGTTTTGTTCTCTACCAACATAACATCGCCTACGATAGTGATAACACGGATAATGCCACATCAGCAACAATCTTGAACCCTTTAGGACTAGGGAACTTTCTTTTCGGAAAGTTTGTGATCTTTGACAACCCTGTAACAATGGACCAGAACTATCTCTCCAAACCGGTGGCTCGTGCCCAAGGATTCTTTTTCTACAACAAGAAGTCTTATTTCAACATTTGGGTCGCTTGCACGCTGGTGTTCAATTCAACGCAACACAAAGGGACATTTACCATAATGGATGCGAACCCGATAATGGAGCCGACCAGAGACTTATCGATAGTTGGTGGGACCGGTGACTTCTTCATGACTCGTGGGATAGCTACGTTCAAGAGCGACCTCATTCAAGGCAGTAAGTATTTCCGTCTCAAAATGGACATTAATCTCTATGAATGTTACTAA
- the LOC111213670 gene encoding glycerophosphodiester phosphodiesterase GDPDL3, with protein MPTSTVLLCCVVLIQLFAGQTDARSSSPWQTLSGGAPLVIARGGFSGLFPDSSSAAYGFAVQTSVPGAVLWCDVQLTKDGAAICFPDLKLNNASTVEYFYPNRQKSYPVNGVSTQGWFTIDFSLSDLSNVYLLRGILSRTEKFDGRYPILTVEYVTTQIKPESFWLNVQHDAFYEQQNLSMSNFLISASRIVSINYISSPEVNFFTKIAGRLRRNGPIYVFQFLRKEDIEPTTNRTYGSILSNLTFVKTFASGILVPKSYILPLDDKQYLVPPPPKSLVQDAHEAGLQVYVSGFANDIDIAHDYSSDPVSEYLSFVDNGNFSVDGVLSDFPLTASSSIDCFSHLGENAIKQVDFLVISKNGASGDYPGCTDLAYDKAIKDGADVIDCSVQMSSDGVPFCSRSIDLSNSTMISQTPFAQRSTLVPEISSNGGIYTFSLTWAEIRNLTTAIGNPYRSYAMFRNPNKKNSGKLILLSEFLNLARNSTSLSGVLISVENAVYLREKQGLDVVKAVLDTLTETGYSNGTTKTKVMIQSTNSSVLVEFKKQSKYEAVYKVDEKISDISDSAIEDIKKCANAVVIGKESVFSLLDSFITRQTNVVEKLQKSKLPVYVELFQNEFVSQPYDFFSDPTVEINSYILGAGINGTITEFPFTAARYRRNRCLGTQETLPPYMAPVEPGSLLQAVNAIPPAQAPNPVFTDDDVTEPPLPPVAAKSPTSTPGDSFTNAQAPRPSGQTRLTLSLRFSVFASLLLLWISSPLCS; from the exons ATGCCAACTTCAACAGTTTTACTCTGTTGTGTTGTTCTGATTCAGCTGTTTGCTGGTCAAACCGATGCTCGATCTAGCAGTCCATGGCAAACACTCAGTG GCGGTGCTCCTCTTGTGATTGCTCGTGGTGGGTTTTCTGGATTGTTTCCAGATTCGAGTAGTGCTGCTTACGGTTTCGCAGTGCAGACAAGTGTACCAGGTGCTGTTCTGTGGTGTGATGTTCAGCTAACTAAAGATGGAGCTGCGATTTGCTTTCCTGACTTAAAACTAAACAACGCTTCAACTGTTGAATACTTTTATCCAAATCGCCAAAAATCTTACCCAGTTAATGGAGTCTCTACACAGGGTTGGTTCACCATCGATTTCTCCTTGAGCGATCTCAGTAATGTTTATT TGCTCCGAGGAATATTATCTCGAACAGAAAAATTCGATGGAAGATATCCCATTTTGACGGTTGAATATGTAACGACGCAGATAAAACCAGAAAGTTTTTGGTTAAATGTTCAGCATGATGCGTTCTACGAGCAGCAGAATCTAAGCATGAGCAATTTTCTGATATCAGCTTCAAGAATTGTTTCCATTAACTACATCTCTTCCCCTGAAGTGAATTTCTTTACAAAGATTGCTGGCCGTTTGAGGCGTAATGGACCGATTTACGTGTTCCAGTTTCTTCGAAAAGAAGACATCGAGCCGACAACAAACCGAACTTATGGTTCTATCTTGAGTAACCTGACTTTTGTCAAGACGTTTGCTTCAGGGATTCTTGTCCCAAAGTCTTACATATTGCCACTTGATGACAAGCAATACTTGGTTCCTCCTCCTCCTAAATCCTTAGTTCAAGATGCTCACGAGGCAGGATTACAAGTATATGTGTCAGGTTTTGCCAATGATATTGATATTGCTCATGACTACAGTTCCGATCCGGTGTCTGAGTATCTATCTTTTGTGGACAATGGCAATTTCTCTGTTGATGGTGTGCTCTCAGATTTTCCCTTAACTGCATCTTCATCCATTG ACTGCTTCTCCCACCTTGGTGAAAACGCTATAAAACAAG TTGATTTTCTTGTTATATCGAAAAATGGAGCGAGTGGGGACTACCCTGGATGTACAGACTTGGCATATGATAAAGCCATCAAAGATGGTGCTGATGTTATCGATTGCTCAGTCCAGATGTCCAGCGACGGCGTACCTTTTTGCTCACGTTCAATAGATCTCTCGAACAGCACAATGATCTCCCAAACACCTTTCGCGCAACGTTCAACACTTGTTCCTGAGATTAGCTCAAATGGTGGGATATACACTTTTAGTCTCACATGGGCTGAGATCCGGAACTTGACTA CTGCGATTGGAAACCCCTATAGGTCATACGCTATGTTCAGGAATCCGAATAAGAAAAATTCAGGAAAGCTAATTTTGCTTTCTGAGTTCCTAAACTTGGCAAGGAATTCAACTTCGCTCTCAGGTGTTTTGATCAGTGTAGAG AATGCAGTGTACCTGAGAGAGAAGCAAGGGCTCGACGTGGTCAAAGCTGTTCTCGATACTCTCACGGAAACTGGTTACAGCAATGGAACAACCAAAACAAAGGTCATGATTCAGTCAACGAACAGCTCGGTTCTTGTTGAGTTCAAGAAGCAGAGCAAGTATGAGGCAGTCTACAAAGTGGATGAAAAAATTAGTGATATTAGTGATTCTGCTATCGAAGACATAAAGAAATGTGCTAATGCTGTTGTCATCGGAAAAGAATCAGTCTTTTCTTTATTAGATTCTTTCATCACTAGGCAAACCAATGTTGTGGAGAAGCTGCAGAAGTCTAAGCTCCCGGTTTATGTGGAACTGTTTCAGAACGAGTTTGTATCTCAACCATATGACTTCTTCTCTGACCCAACCGTCGAGATAAACTCATATATCCTTGGAGCTGGTATCAATGGAACCATCACAGAGTTCCCTTTCACAGCAGCAAGATACAGAA GGAATCGATGTTTGGGAACACAAGAAACTCTACCACCTTACATGGCCCCTGTCGAACCAGGTTCTCTCTTACAAGCTGTGAATGCCATACCTCCAGCCCAAGCTCCAAACCCGGTTTTCACAGATGATGATGTAACTGAGCCACCACTACCTCCGGTTGCAGCAAAATCCCCAACCTCAACCCCTGGAGACTCATTCACCAATGCACAAGCACCTAGGCCTAGCGGACAAACTCGACTCACTCTGTCTCTTCGCTTCTCTGTTTTTGCCTCTCTGCTACTTCTTTGGATCTCATCACCTCTTTGTTCATAA